AATCTGTGCTCGCATGTTGCTAGCTAATCGTCTGAGGATTGGCTGTTATTGCAATTTTCCGGAATTTCTCGATAAGGTTTCATTGCTGTCATGCAGACTGTAATTTttcagttggtaatttttttaaaatacaACATCAGTGCCTTTTAGTAATCCTATGCGACTCTAACAAATGCTTATGAAAGTAGAAGCTGCAGCCACCGTTCACATTAGACAATTAAAGTGAGTAGCATGGGTTTAAATTTCAAGTACTCATCATGATGAATTGCTTGCACCACATGTCTTTTAATCAGCTAGGATAAGTTCTCTGTCTCTGTTCTATCATTGACTCACTTTTGCTATAATGGTCTTATTATGCCTGAAGTTCAAAGTGGATATTGTTGCTAATGCTAAAAGTTACTGTCTCTGCAAGTATGCTTTATCCTGTTGCTCAACCCAACATTGGTAAAACTATTGAATTGATAAATAGAATGTGTTTTATCTTCTGTATCTTGTTTAACAAATGTCTCATGTTGTCCATATCCACAGTTGATACAACTCCGCATACACCCTTCCTTCCTTACCATGTCTTTTGCACTGAATTGAGCTTTTCTCCCCTTTGCACAGTTGCTAGAGCTGAATCGGAGGAAGATGCTGCTGCAGCTGAGGTTGTTGAAGGGGCTGATCTAGGTATTGTGGGTGATGATACACAGGTTTCCAGTGATGGACCTTTAAGCTCTGCTCCTGGTGTAGAGACAGTAGTTGTCTTCCCCAAAAATGCTGGCAAAAGTGAGTATACTTTCAAGTAGCATCCATTATTTATCTTATAATTCACCATGGTCTCTGTATTTATCACTTGCGATAAACTCTAAACTGGACTCCATGAATACCTGCAGCATGTGATGTTCCTTTAATTATATATAGTATATCTCATGATCACAGTAACCAATAATGCCTACCTTTTTTATTTTGTTGCAGTTGTACCAGCAGGTGAAGAAACTGAATTACTAGTTGGTCATCTTTATTCTCCTTATTGTTTGTCATCTTTTATTCTCCTTACTGTTCAGGTTAGGAAAGAAATTTATTCTCCTTATTGTTTGTCGTCTTTTATTCTTTCTGAAGTAACTGTGGCACTTTTTGATATATACATCATCTGACCAGTTTTTTTTTGAATTAACTGTGGCACTTTTTTAAATGATATTAACAACTTTTTATCACCTGTTTTATTTTTTCTACAGAATTTCTTCAATGCATCAGTTCCTGTTTCTGTGCAAGCAACCTTCCCCTATAAATTCGTTGTGAGCAAGTTCTTGCAGGTGTgttaaattttcttttacctttGAAACATTTCATTTCACGATATTCATGTgtcttttaccttcaatgcatcaGTTTCTGTTACCATGAATATCTAATGTTTTGTGCCCTTGCAGCTTGGAGCCTATGATCTGGTTGGTTACATAGTGTATGAGATCGACCAGCACCCGTACCAGAATGTATTCTACAATGGCACTGTTGAGGTCGTTGAGGCTGGAGGCTTACTCAGTGTTGAGTCTGTGCTCCTCATCACCCTTGGAATTGCACTTCTTGGTCTCTTTGGATTGTGGGCATATGGCCAGGTTCAGCAGCTCTCGAAGGTAATCCTGTATTCTAAATTTCTTAGTGTAATCTGTACCTTTCTTCAGGAAATATAAGCTGTTCAGCATTCAATAAACCATAGTGAGGTGGTAATTCAGGTTGTTTCTTTGTGATTTACCTGAATCCCAGTACATTCAATAGTCAAAAGTTTACTTGAAGGGGTAATGTTGAATATTACTCTAGAGGTGGACTACACACCCCTACAGACTGAAATCATACACTAATGCTGAAAAGACGATTGGGCTCTCGAAAGAGTGATGGGCAAAAGAGTAATTTCAAGTCCAGTTGGAGCCAACTCCGTTAGAATCAACTGCGAAATTGACGGAAGTGGCACACAGGTAAAAGAAACTTCGGATCAGGGTACTGAGcaactttttcaaatttcaatAGCACGTAGGGCAtttcgatcttttttaatggcacctAGGTAAAAACCTCTATGCAGTACGTCGGCTAAGGTCCACCCTGAGGCATGAAGCAGCAGGCACTGAAGAAGCGACGGCGCCGGAACCATGGCTTCCGAAGCGCGGCCGCTGCCGAAAGTCTGCGGTCCGGATTGCTGTGCAGCAGCCCTTTCAAGACTTCGAAGCCAGCCGGAGACAGCACCTCCGGCGCGAACTTCTTCTTCAGGTAGCCGCGCTCCCCGCGGCCCATCTTCCGAAGCCTGGCCGCCTTCTCGCGCGGCGCCACACGCTCCAGCCCCTTCCACGTGACGATGCCCTTGGTGCCGAGGGCAGCATCTCGTTAAAGACCTCGCCGTCCTGCGTGCCGCCAAAGAAAGGCACACCGTCGCCGACGACAAGCTCGGCCATGATGCAGCCGAGCGACCACGTGTCGACCCGGCCATCGTAGTCCTTGGATCCCAGGAAGAGCTCCGGCGCGCGGTACGGGCTGGAGGCTGCCAACAGCCCGGAGTCGTCCTTCTCCGCCTGCGCCGCCGGCTCCGACACGCCGAAGCCGCATATCTTGTACACCATCCTGCCGCGGATCGCGCCGTCGTCTCTGGCACTGTCCATGTCGACGATCACGTTCTCCGGGACGATGTCCCTGTGCAGGATGCCCGCCCTGTGCGCGTGCCTCGCGCCGGCGAGGAGCTGCTCCATGACGTCGCGCACCTCGTCCTCATCGAACGGCTCGCCATTAAGGCGCCGGACGTCCATGTACTGGCGCAGATTCATGGGCCCGGCGTACTCCGTgacgacgaagcagtcgccgtcaGCGCGGCCGCAGTCGGCGTACGTGGCCAGGAGCTGGACGACGGAAGGGTGGCCGCGGCACGCCGCGAGGGACATGACCTCCCGCGCGAAGTAGCCGAGCGAGGTCTTCACGAAGCGGTCGTCGGTCCTCCCTGAGAGCCGTTTCACGGCGACGAAGCGCTCGAGCACGCGGTCCCAGGCCTTGTACACGTCGCCGAACATGCCTTCGCCCAGCTTCTCGCGGCGTTCGTACCGCTCCGCCACGGCAGCCACCCAGGGGAGAGGGGCCAACGCCAACACCGCCGCCGCATTGTTCTTCTGCTCCGGCggctcctccagctcctcctcaaTCTGCAGCGCCGCTACGCCGCCGTTGACGAGATCCGAGGCGGCAGCCATGGATCGTGACGCGGCTCGGAAGGCCCTACTAGTTGGTGAAGGCGCGTCGCTGCTGGTTGTGGCGAAGAGGGAAGGCTGTTAGGGCCGCTGGGATTATATATGGCACGGACGGACGCGGACAGTGCATCGATCGGATCGGAATCTGCAGCTGCTACGTATAGACCAAAAGAATCTATCCGGTGCATACGGGATTGGGCTTTGCAACCCCTCCGACTCCGATCATGTATACGTGTTCGGAACCTCCGGCCGACTCCGATCCTGTATGTAAACGAAAAGAATCATGTGCATATGTTTCCCGGTTTCCGTCGTCAACCCTGCCTCGTGTTCGTCAAGGAGATCTGGAACGAGTGCAATGCAGAGCCGCCCCCCTCTGTTCCAACGAACGGGTGACAATTATATCGTAATAATACAAGGCGTATTTCATAGAAAAAGGTTGCCTATTGCTTATTCAACATTTGCAAAGACCACAAAATACTCCTTTGCACTCGACTTGCAAAGCACCGTTCAAGCAGCCGAAAAAAGGAAATATGAGAGATTTAATGATTCGGTACCTTTCATTCAATCGTAATAACGAAATATGAGAGATTTAATGATTTTGAGG
This sequence is a window from Miscanthus floridulus cultivar M001 chromosome 10, ASM1932011v1, whole genome shotgun sequence. Protein-coding genes within it:
- the LOC136488939 gene encoding putative cyclin-dependent kinase F-2 codes for the protein MAAASDLVNGGVAALQIEEELEEPPEQKNNAAAVLALAPLPWVAAVAERYERREKLGEGMFGDVYKAWDRVLERFVAVKRLSGRTDDRFVKTSLGYFAREVMSLAACRGHPSVVQLLATYADCGRADGDCFVVTEYAGPMNLRQYMDVRRLNGEPFDEDEVRDVMEQLLAGARHAHRAGILHRDIVPENVIVDMDSARDDGAIRGRMVYKICGFGVSEPAAQAEKDDSGLLAASSPYRAPELFLGSKDYDGRVDTWSLGCIMAELVVGDGVPFFGGTQDGEGLERVAPREKAARLRKMGRGERGYLKKKFAPEVLSPAGFEVLKGLLHSNPDRRLSAAAALRKPWFRRRRFFSACCFMPQGGP